One Lysobacter enzymogenes DNA segment encodes these proteins:
- a CDS encoding alpha-ketoglutarate-dependent dioxygenase AlkB, which translates to MHQASLFAAQPQQPILDAEGGVRYLPDVFAPDWCARLFAELWDGAPWNSEQRLMYERLVEVPRRVARYRIGRDRLPPLLETAAGRVREVLAAPFDSIGLNLYRDGRDSVAPHNDKLHDLVPGQPIAVLSLGATRRMTIRAKRRPHASWHIELEPGSLLVMSHASQHHYDHGIPKDPGVTDARISAAFRVRGG; encoded by the coding sequence ATGCACCAGGCCTCGCTGTTCGCCGCGCAACCGCAGCAACCCATCCTCGATGCCGAGGGCGGCGTGCGCTACCTGCCCGACGTGTTCGCGCCCGACTGGTGCGCGCGCCTGTTCGCCGAACTGTGGGACGGCGCGCCGTGGAACAGCGAACAACGGTTGATGTACGAACGCCTGGTCGAAGTGCCGCGCCGCGTCGCCCGCTACCGTATCGGCCGCGACCGGCTGCCGCCGCTGCTGGAAACCGCCGCCGGGCGGGTACGCGAAGTCCTCGCCGCGCCGTTCGACAGCATCGGCCTGAATCTCTATCGCGACGGGCGCGACAGCGTCGCCCCGCACAACGACAAACTGCACGACCTCGTTCCCGGCCAGCCCATCGCGGTGCTGTCGCTCGGCGCGACCCGACGCATGACGATCCGGGCCAAGCGCAGGCCGCATGCGAGTTGGCATATCGAACTCGAACCCGGCAGCCTGCTGGTGATGAGCCACGCCTCGCAGCACCACTACGACCACGGCATCCCCAAGGACCCGGGCGTAACCGATGCGCGCATCAGCGCGGCGTTCAGGGTTCGCGGCGGCTGA
- a CDS encoding glycogen debranching protein yields MDEHRPSQRRCAGATLRALALAALACALSPAHAAIDAQQLGARYDAAQANLAFRVYSSRATRVEVFLYKNPTGTQEVARLALSKDAATQVWSLSLPTSTIKNTYGIAGTVYYGYRAWGPNWPYDAAWTKGSAAGFVSDVDNAGNRFNPNKLLLDPYAREISQDPNTATCADGTIYASGAPHRNKDSGLCASKGIALAADATSTGSKPTRALKDEVIYEVHVRGLTRNDDSVPAAERGTYKGAARKAAALAALGVTAVEFLPVQEAQNDQNDVDPNSTAGDNYWGYMTLNYFAPDRRYAYDKSAGGPTREWKAMVKAFHDAGIKVYIDVVYNHTGEGGPWSGTDGLSVYNLLSFRGLDNPAYYSLTSDYKYPWDNTGVGGNYNTRHPVAQNLIVDSLAYWRDALGVDGFRFDLASVLGNSCQHGCFNFDKNDSGNALNRIVAELPPRPAAGGTGLDLIAEPWAIGGNSYQVGGFPAGWAEWNGLYRDALRKKQNKLGVETVTPGTLATRVSGSNDLYGDDGRKPWHSINFVVAHDGFTLNDLYAYNDKQNNQPWPYGPSDGGEDHNLSWNQSGIVADQRRAARTGLALLMLSAGVPMITGGDEALRTQFGNNNTYNLDSAANWLYWTRSAVEADHETYSKRLIAFRKAHPALRPANFYSGSDNNGNAMEQLRWFKPDGAQADSAYFNGADNHALAWRIDGSEFGDSASAIYVAYNGWSGPVNFVLPWPGNGKQWYRVTDTATWNEGPNAVAAPGSETLIGGENTTYGAQARSLFLLIAK; encoded by the coding sequence ATGGACGAACACCGACCGAGCCAGCGGCGATGCGCCGGCGCGACACTGCGCGCCCTCGCCCTGGCCGCGCTGGCCTGCGCGCTGAGCCCCGCCCACGCCGCCATCGACGCGCAGCAACTCGGCGCGCGCTACGACGCCGCCCAGGCCAACCTCGCGTTCCGCGTCTATTCCTCGCGCGCCACCCGCGTCGAGGTGTTCCTGTACAAGAACCCGACCGGCACCCAGGAAGTCGCGCGGCTGGCGCTGAGCAAGGACGCCGCGACCCAGGTGTGGTCGCTGTCGCTGCCGACCAGCACGATCAAGAACACCTACGGCATCGCCGGCACGGTCTATTACGGCTACCGCGCCTGGGGCCCGAACTGGCCCTACGACGCCGCCTGGACCAAGGGCAGCGCCGCCGGCTTCGTCAGCGACGTCGACAACGCCGGCAACCGTTTCAATCCCAACAAGCTGCTGCTCGATCCCTACGCGCGCGAAATCAGCCAGGACCCGAATACCGCGACCTGCGCCGACGGCACGATTTACGCCAGCGGCGCCCCGCACCGAAACAAGGACAGCGGCCTGTGCGCGAGCAAGGGCATCGCGCTGGCCGCGGATGCGACGTCCACCGGCAGCAAGCCGACCCGCGCGCTCAAGGACGAGGTGATCTACGAAGTGCACGTGCGCGGGCTCACCCGCAACGACGACAGCGTGCCCGCCGCCGAGCGCGGCACCTACAAGGGCGCCGCGCGCAAGGCCGCGGCGCTGGCCGCGCTGGGCGTCACCGCGGTCGAGTTCCTGCCGGTGCAGGAAGCGCAGAACGACCAGAACGATGTCGACCCAAACTCCACCGCGGGCGACAACTACTGGGGCTACATGACCCTCAACTATTTCGCCCCGGACCGCCGCTACGCCTACGACAAATCCGCCGGCGGACCGACCCGCGAATGGAAGGCGATGGTCAAGGCCTTCCACGACGCGGGCATCAAGGTCTACATCGACGTGGTCTACAACCACACCGGCGAAGGCGGCCCGTGGAGCGGTACCGACGGGCTCAGCGTGTACAACCTGCTGTCGTTCCGCGGCCTCGACAACCCGGCGTATTACTCGCTGACCAGCGACTACAAATACCCCTGGGACAACACCGGCGTCGGCGGCAACTACAACACCCGCCATCCCGTCGCCCAGAACCTGATCGTCGATTCGCTGGCCTACTGGCGCGACGCGCTCGGCGTCGACGGCTTCCGCTTCGATCTGGCGTCGGTGCTCGGCAACAGCTGCCAGCACGGCTGCTTCAACTTCGACAAAAACGACAGCGGCAACGCGCTCAACCGCATCGTCGCCGAGCTGCCGCCGCGCCCGGCCGCCGGCGGCACCGGCCTCGACCTGATCGCCGAGCCGTGGGCGATCGGCGGAAACTCGTATCAGGTCGGCGGTTTTCCCGCCGGCTGGGCCGAGTGGAACGGCCTGTACCGCGACGCGCTGCGCAAGAAGCAGAACAAGCTCGGCGTGGAGACGGTCACGCCCGGCACCCTGGCCACGCGCGTGTCCGGCTCCAACGACCTGTACGGCGACGACGGCCGCAAGCCCTGGCATTCGATCAACTTCGTGGTCGCCCACGACGGCTTCACCCTCAACGACCTGTACGCCTACAACGACAAGCAGAACAACCAGCCCTGGCCGTACGGGCCGTCCGACGGCGGCGAGGACCACAATCTCAGCTGGAACCAGAGCGGCATCGTCGCCGACCAGCGTAGGGCCGCGCGCACCGGGCTGGCCCTGCTGATGCTCAGCGCCGGCGTGCCGATGATCACCGGCGGCGACGAAGCCCTGCGCACCCAGTTCGGCAACAACAACACCTACAACCTCGACTCGGCCGCCAACTGGCTGTACTGGACCCGCAGCGCGGTCGAGGCCGACCACGAGACCTACAGCAAGCGCCTGATCGCGTTCCGCAAGGCGCATCCGGCGCTGCGCCCGGCGAACTTCTATTCGGGCAGCGACAACAACGGCAACGCGATGGAGCAACTGCGCTGGTTCAAGCCCGACGGCGCGCAGGCCGACAGCGCCTACTTCAACGGCGCCGACAACCACGCCCTGGCCTGGCGCATCGACGGCAGCGAATTCGGCGACAGCGCCAGCGCGATCTATGTCGCCTACAACGGCTGGTCGGGGCCGGTGAACTTCGTCCTGCCATGGCCCGGCAACGGCAAGCAGTGGTACCGCGTGACCGACACCGCGACCTGGAACGAAGGCCCCAACGCAGTCGCCGCACCCGGCAGCGAGACCCTGATCGGCGGCGAGAACACGACCTACGGCGCGCAGGCCCGCTCGCTGTTCCTGCTGATCGCCAAATAA
- a CDS encoding response regulator transcription factor — protein sequence MSEELPPLPPGFDDEDDEPRRLLIVEDDAAFARTLTRSFERRGYIVHNATQLSEVQALLGEHTPGYAVVDLKLAGGDSGLACVQALHAHDEDMLIVVLTGYASIATAVEAIKLGALHYLAKPSNTDDIEAAFGRAQGDVNVELTDRQTSIKTLEWERIHEMLAATDFNISETARRLGMHRRTLARKLGKHRIK from the coding sequence ATGAGTGAGGAACTGCCGCCGCTGCCGCCCGGATTCGACGACGAGGACGACGAGCCGCGCCGGCTGCTGATCGTCGAGGACGACGCCGCGTTCGCGCGCACGCTGACGCGCTCGTTCGAGCGCCGCGGCTACATCGTCCACAACGCGACCCAGCTCAGCGAGGTGCAGGCCCTGCTCGGCGAACACACGCCCGGCTACGCCGTGGTCGACCTCAAGCTCGCCGGCGGCGACTCCGGCCTGGCCTGCGTGCAGGCGCTGCACGCCCACGACGAGGACATGCTGATCGTGGTGCTGACCGGCTACGCCAGCATCGCCACCGCGGTCGAGGCGATCAAGCTCGGCGCCCTGCACTACCTGGCCAAGCCGTCCAACACCGACGACATCGAAGCCGCGTTCGGCCGCGCGCAGGGCGACGTCAACGTCGAACTGACCGATCGCCAGACCTCGATCAAGACCCTGGAATGGGAGCGCATCCACGAGATGCTGGCGGCGACCGACTTCAACATCTCCGAAACCGCGCGGCGCCTGGGCATGCACCGGCGCACCCTGGCGCGCAAGCTGGGCAAGCATCGGATCAAGTAA
- a CDS encoding AraC family transcriptional regulator has protein sequence MRNVLAGQADQLPGRIVATSNEYPTGHRIARHSHRRSQLLYGAHGIMVVGTQAGRWMVPPERAAWIPAGMAHDVHVLAQISTRSIYVEPEVSAALPGDCRVIGVSALMRELLLETLDLPLQADAAGGSRPDLIYSLIVREIERAPVLPLDIPFPSEPRLAARCRAYLAQPSPHDGIDDWCRDLAMSRRTFTRRFRAQTGSSFAQWCRQAAIFAALPRLAAGEPITALALDLGYESASAFTTMFKRLIGMPPSRYLATARAYAPER, from the coding sequence ATGCGCAATGTCCTGGCCGGGCAGGCCGACCAGTTGCCCGGGCGGATCGTGGCGACCTCCAACGAATACCCGACCGGCCACCGCATCGCCCGCCACAGCCATCGCCGCTCGCAGCTGCTGTACGGGGCGCACGGGATCATGGTGGTCGGCACCCAGGCCGGACGCTGGATGGTGCCGCCGGAGCGCGCGGCCTGGATTCCGGCCGGCATGGCCCACGACGTGCACGTGCTGGCGCAGATCAGCACGCGCAGCATCTACGTCGAGCCGGAGGTCAGCGCGGCGTTGCCGGGCGATTGCCGGGTGATCGGGGTGTCGGCGCTGATGCGCGAATTGCTGCTGGAGACGCTGGACCTGCCGCTGCAGGCCGACGCCGCCGGCGGCTCGCGCCCGGACCTGATCTACTCGTTGATCGTGCGCGAGATCGAACGCGCGCCGGTGTTGCCGCTGGATATTCCGTTCCCGTCCGAACCGCGCCTGGCCGCGCGCTGCCGCGCCTACCTCGCCCAGCCGTCGCCGCACGACGGCATCGACGACTGGTGCCGCGACCTGGCGATGAGCCGGCGCACCTTCACCCGCCGCTTCCGCGCGCAGACCGGCAGCAGCTTCGCCCAATGGTGCCGGCAGGCGGCGATCTTCGCCGCCTTGCCGCGGCTGGCCGCGGGCGAGCCGATCACGGCGTTGGCGCTGGACCTGGGTTACGAAAGCGCGTCGGCGTTCACGACCATGTTCAAGCGATTGATCGGGATGCCGCCGAGCCGCTACCTGGCGACGGCGCGGGCGTATGCGCCGGAGCGCTAG
- a CDS encoding MFS transporter: protein MTSLDTSSPATADSAVAPPVPDFQAAPPAAAETANKIALPILGMLSVCHLLNDMIQSLLPALYPLLKESFRLDFGQIGLITLTFQVTASLLQPLVGIYTDKRPMPWSLAIGMGFTLSGLLLLSRATTFPVLLLAAALVGSGSSVFHPESSRVARMASGGRHGLAQSLFQVGGNLGSALGPLLAAYIVMPRGQGSVGWFAFAALAAMLLLSRIGLWYREQIPLQRKAGARAATAPKLPRKTIVATMTVLGLLIFSKYFYMASLSSYYTFYLMHKFGVSAQSAQVHLFVFLGAVALGTLAGGPIGDRIGRRYVIWFSILGVLPFTLLLPHANLGWTTVLTVIIGLILSSAFSAILVYAQELVPGRTGVIAGLFFGFAFGMGGLGAAALGQLADHIGIEAVYRLCAYLPAIGLLAWFLPKLERRPKGG from the coding sequence ATGACCTCCCTGGACACCTCCTCCCCCGCGACGGCCGACAGCGCCGTCGCGCCGCCGGTTCCCGACTTCCAAGCCGCGCCGCCCGCCGCCGCCGAGACCGCGAACAAGATCGCCCTGCCGATCCTCGGCATGCTCAGCGTCTGCCATCTGCTCAACGACATGATCCAGTCGTTGCTGCCGGCGCTGTATCCGCTGCTGAAGGAATCCTTCCGCCTGGATTTCGGCCAGATCGGCCTGATCACCCTGACTTTCCAGGTCACCGCCTCGCTGCTGCAGCCGCTGGTCGGCATCTACACCGACAAGCGGCCTATGCCGTGGTCGCTGGCGATCGGCATGGGCTTCACCCTGAGCGGGCTGTTGCTGCTCTCGCGCGCGACCACCTTCCCGGTGCTGCTGCTGGCCGCGGCGCTGGTCGGTTCGGGTTCGTCGGTGTTCCACCCCGAGTCCTCGCGGGTCGCGCGCATGGCTTCCGGCGGCCGCCACGGCCTGGCGCAATCGCTGTTCCAGGTCGGCGGCAACCTCGGCTCGGCGCTGGGGCCGTTGCTGGCGGCCTACATCGTCATGCCGCGCGGCCAGGGCAGCGTCGGCTGGTTCGCGTTCGCGGCGTTGGCGGCGATGCTGCTGCTGAGCCGCATCGGCCTGTGGTATCGCGAGCAGATTCCGCTGCAGCGCAAGGCCGGCGCGCGCGCCGCCACCGCGCCGAAGCTGCCGCGCAAGACCATCGTCGCGACCATGACGGTGCTGGGCCTGCTGATCTTCAGCAAGTATTTCTACATGGCCAGCCTGTCGAGCTATTACACCTTCTACCTGATGCACAAGTTCGGGGTCAGCGCGCAAAGCGCGCAGGTACATCTGTTCGTGTTCCTCGGCGCGGTCGCGCTGGGCACGCTCGCCGGCGGCCCGATCGGCGACCGCATCGGCCGCCGCTACGTCATCTGGTTCTCGATCCTCGGCGTGCTGCCGTTCACCCTGCTGCTGCCGCACGCGAACCTGGGCTGGACCACGGTGCTGACGGTGATCATCGGCCTGATCCTGTCCTCGGCGTTCTCGGCGATCCTGGTCTACGCGCAGGAACTGGTGCCCGGCCGCACCGGCGTCATCGCCGGGCTGTTCTTCGGCTTCGCCTTCGGCATGGGCGGCCTGGGCGCGGCGGCGCTGGGGCAACTGGCCGACCATATCGGCATCGAGGCCGTGTACCGCCTGTGCGCCTACCTGCCGGCGATCGGCCTGCTCGCGTGGTTCCTGCCGAAGCTGGAGCGGCGGCCCAAGGGCGGCTGA
- a CDS encoding SURF1 family protein, which produces MATSVKAPRSSFVLGLIGAVFLALFAGLIALGAWQVQRLGWKRDLIQRVESRVHAEPGDPPAPAQWPGVSAARDEYRHVRLRGRWLPGADTRVQAVTDLGPGFWLLSPLRTDAGYTVLVNRGYVPDARAAQSAPPPPGEAVVTGLLRLSEPGGGFLRDNQPGQDRWFSRDVAAIAAARKLDGAVAPYFVDAERAAPLPGDLRTAPQWPVGGLTVIKFPNNHLQYALTWFALALMVAWAAWRVWREQARRRAAAA; this is translated from the coding sequence ATGGCGACCAGCGTCAAAGCTCCGCGCAGTTCCTTCGTCCTCGGCCTGATCGGCGCCGTGTTCCTGGCGCTGTTCGCCGGCCTGATCGCGCTCGGCGCGTGGCAGGTGCAGCGGCTGGGCTGGAAGCGCGATCTGATCCAGCGGGTGGAGTCGCGCGTGCACGCCGAACCCGGCGATCCGCCGGCACCGGCGCAGTGGCCCGGCGTGAGCGCGGCGCGCGACGAATACCGCCACGTGCGGCTGCGCGGGCGCTGGCTGCCCGGCGCCGACACCCGGGTGCAGGCGGTCACCGACCTCGGCCCCGGCTTCTGGCTGCTGAGCCCGCTGCGCACCGACGCCGGCTACACCGTGCTGGTCAACCGCGGCTACGTGCCCGACGCGCGCGCCGCGCAATCCGCGCCGCCGCCGCCCGGCGAGGCCGTGGTCACCGGCCTGCTGCGGCTGAGCGAACCCGGCGGCGGTTTCCTGCGCGACAACCAACCCGGGCAGGACCGCTGGTTCTCGCGCGATGTCGCCGCGATCGCCGCCGCGCGCAAGCTCGACGGCGCCGTCGCGCCCTACTTCGTCGACGCCGAGCGCGCCGCGCCGTTGCCCGGCGACCTGCGCACCGCGCCGCAATGGCCGGTCGGCGGACTCACGGTGATAAAATTCCCGAACAACCACCTGCAGTACGCACTGACCTGGTTCGCGCTGGCGCTGATGGTGGCGTGGGCGGCCTGGCGGGTGTGGCGGGAACAGGCCCGGCGCCGCGCCGCGGCCGCCTAG
- a CDS encoding ATP-binding protein yields MQLAPPLPASRDGTGVKNMHQLIQLRWIAVIGQVATIVFVHYGFGIKLPLMPMAIVLACLAAFNLVSMLRWRKREEVTNGALFLALLVDILTLTAQLYLSGGAANPFVFLYLLQVALACVLLRTWASCAVVVVTTACFIALTAFAGPVVIPADPTRGLRDPYVQGLLLCFALNATLLVVFITRIGRNLRARDQRLADLRQRAAEEEHIVRMGLLASGAAHELGTPLATLSVILGDWRRMPPFTQQPELLQELDEMQTQLTRCKSIVTGILLSAGEARGEAPAITTVAEFLDDLVGEWRTTRPVRGFDYENGFGEDVAIISDSGLKQMICNVLDNALEASPGWVGLESWRDEDRLVLRVSDAGPGFAPAMLSHFGKPYQSSKGRPGGGLGLFLALNVARQLGGSMVARNREPSGAVVTMSLPLAALTPPESSDE; encoded by the coding sequence ATGCAGCTCGCCCCGCCCCTCCCGGCCTCGCGCGACGGCACCGGGGTCAAGAACATGCACCAGCTGATCCAGCTGCGCTGGATCGCGGTGATCGGCCAGGTCGCCACCATCGTCTTCGTCCACTACGGCTTCGGCATCAAGCTGCCGCTGATGCCGATGGCGATCGTGCTGGCCTGCCTGGCCGCGTTCAACCTGGTCAGCATGCTGCGCTGGCGCAAGCGCGAGGAAGTGACCAACGGCGCGCTGTTCCTGGCCCTGCTGGTCGACATCCTCACCCTCACCGCGCAGCTCTACCTCAGCGGCGGCGCGGCCAATCCGTTCGTGTTCCTGTACCTGCTGCAGGTGGCGCTGGCCTGCGTGCTGCTGCGCACCTGGGCCAGCTGCGCGGTGGTGGTGGTGACCACGGCCTGCTTCATCGCCCTGACCGCGTTCGCCGGCCCGGTGGTGATCCCGGCCGACCCGACCCGTGGCCTGCGCGATCCCTACGTGCAGGGCCTGCTGCTGTGCTTCGCCCTCAACGCGACCTTGCTGGTGGTGTTCATCACCCGCATCGGCCGCAACCTGCGCGCGCGCGACCAGCGCCTGGCCGACCTGCGCCAGCGCGCCGCCGAGGAAGAGCACATCGTGCGCATGGGCCTGCTCGCCTCCGGCGCCGCGCACGAACTGGGCACGCCGCTGGCGACGCTGTCGGTGATCCTCGGCGACTGGCGGCGGATGCCGCCGTTCACCCAGCAGCCCGAGCTGCTGCAGGAACTCGACGAGATGCAGACCCAGCTGACCCGCTGCAAGAGCATCGTCACCGGCATCCTGCTATCGGCCGGCGAAGCCCGCGGCGAGGCGCCGGCGATCACCACCGTGGCCGAATTCCTCGACGACCTGGTCGGCGAATGGCGCACCACCCGGCCGGTGCGCGGATTCGACTACGAGAACGGCTTCGGCGAGGATGTGGCGATCATTTCCGACTCGGGCCTCAAGCAGATGATCTGCAACGTCCTCGACAACGCGCTGGAGGCTTCGCCCGGCTGGGTCGGGCTGGAATCCTGGCGCGACGAGGACCGGCTGGTGCTGCGGGTCAGCGATGCCGGCCCGGGTTTCGCCCCGGCGATGCTGTCGCATTTCGGCAAGCCGTATCAGTCCAGCAAGGGCCGTCCCGGCGGCGGGCTGGGCCTGTTTCTCGCCCTCAACGTGGCGCGCCAGCTCGGCGGCAGCATGGTCGCGCGCAACCGCGAACCCAGCGGCGCGGTGGTGACCATGAGCCTGCCGCTGGCCGCGCTGACGCCGCCGGAGTCGTCGGATGAGTGA
- a CDS encoding DUF6053 domain-containing protein, producing MLFFQGIAIRNKSIGPEGPPTRTFLSQPALT from the coding sequence ATGCTTTTCTTTCAGGGCATCGCGATCCGAAACAAGAGCATCGGGCCTGAAGGCCCTCCCACAAGAACCTTCCTATCGCAGCCTGCGCTTACTTGA
- a CDS encoding DUF3247 family protein — protein sequence MTKLADRVYRDPADLRRLTALVEQLPDEGLVDLQLVDGSWRAAVVTTRPSLQTFLDRDGREGINAVVRIDDPRTGRSDYLWIDELAQVRPIHSAQRRFTD from the coding sequence TCTACCGCGACCCCGCCGACCTGCGCCGCCTGACCGCGTTAGTCGAGCAACTGCCCGACGAAGGCCTGGTGGACCTGCAATTGGTCGACGGTAGCTGGCGCGCGGCGGTGGTGACCACGCGGCCGAGCCTGCAGACCTTCCTCGACCGCGACGGCCGCGAGGGCATCAATGCGGTGGTGCGGATCGACGATCCGCGCACCGGCCGCAGCGATTACCTGTGGATCGACGAACTCGCGCAAGTACGCCCGATCCATTCGGCCCAGCGTCGTTTCACCGATTAA
- a CDS encoding GIY-YIG nuclease family protein, which produces MSFLRSREPERPAGASEGRCFVYVLPCAYEDLLKIGHSRNPLERAQALQPRYFEFFDLDRAFAVEVDKVREARALEHALHARLREHNAPAPLTVRAQAAGLGEWYRGAWTQLQDEAARWQAQGHSVHRPLSAWFARELAGQGDALYARAEALLAQLQGDTAALDDPALAPLRRNLLDTLDAHRALAGDLDRRLPAALLDWYRRGGHPVP; this is translated from the coding sequence ATGTCCTTCCTGCGCAGCCGCGAACCCGAACGCCCCGCCGGCGCCAGCGAAGGCCGCTGCTTCGTCTACGTGCTGCCTTGCGCCTACGAGGACCTGCTCAAGATCGGCCACTCGCGCAATCCGCTGGAGCGCGCGCAGGCGCTGCAGCCGCGCTATTTCGAATTCTTCGATCTCGACCGCGCCTTCGCCGTGGAAGTGGACAAGGTGCGCGAAGCGCGCGCGCTCGAACATGCGCTGCACGCGCGCTTGCGCGAGCACAACGCGCCTGCGCCGCTGACCGTTCGCGCACAGGCCGCCGGCCTGGGCGAGTGGTATCGCGGCGCCTGGACACAGTTGCAGGACGAGGCGGCGCGCTGGCAAGCGCAGGGCCATAGCGTGCACCGGCCGCTGTCGGCGTGGTTCGCGCGCGAACTGGCCGGGCAGGGCGATGCGCTGTATGCGCGCGCCGAAGCGCTGCTGGCGCAACTGCAAGGCGACACCGCGGCGCTCGACGACCCCGCGCTGGCGCCGTTGCGGCGCAACCTGCTCGACACCCTCGACGCGCACCGCGCGCTCGCCGGCGATCTCGACCGGCGTCTTCCGGCCGCATTGCTGGACTGGTACCGGCGCGGCGGCCACCCCGTTCCCTAG
- a CDS encoding alpha/beta hydrolase gives MSGKPTIVLVHGFWGGAAHWAKTIVELSRKGYTDLRAVEIPLTSLADDAARTRKMIEQAPGPVLLVGHSYGGAVITEAGNHDKVAGLVYIAAFAPDSGESPGGITQEHLPEAAPNLAPDSDGYLWLKADKFHESFCQDLSAEEGLVMAVTQKAPLASTFGDAISTPAWKSKPTWYQISAHDRMIAPQNQQRMSARMNPNKTITLEASHASLASKPAEVAALIDEAAKAIG, from the coding sequence ATGAGCGGCAAACCCACCATCGTTCTCGTACACGGCTTCTGGGGCGGCGCGGCGCATTGGGCCAAGACCATCGTCGAACTCTCGCGCAAGGGCTACACCGACCTGCGGGCAGTGGAGATCCCGCTCACCTCGCTGGCCGACGACGCCGCCCGCACCCGCAAGATGATCGAACAGGCGCCGGGCCCGGTGCTGCTGGTCGGCCATTCCTACGGAGGCGCGGTGATCACCGAGGCCGGCAACCACGACAAGGTCGCCGGCCTGGTCTACATCGCCGCGTTCGCGCCCGACAGCGGCGAGAGCCCCGGCGGCATCACCCAGGAACACCTGCCCGAAGCGGCGCCGAACCTCGCCCCCGACAGCGACGGCTACCTGTGGCTGAAAGCCGACAAGTTCCACGAAAGCTTCTGCCAGGACCTCAGCGCCGAAGAAGGCCTGGTGATGGCGGTGACCCAGAAAGCGCCGCTGGCGAGCACTTTCGGCGACGCCATCTCGACGCCGGCCTGGAAGTCCAAGCCAACCTGGTACCAGATTTCCGCCCACGACCGCATGATCGCGCCGCAGAACCAACAGCGCATGTCGGCGCGGATGAATCCGAACAAGACGATCACGCTCGAAGCCAGCCACGCCTCGCTGGCATCGAAGCCGGCCGAAGTGGCGGCGTTGATCGACGAAGCGGCGAAAGCGATCGGCTGA